The Sulfuriferula thiophila genome window below encodes:
- a CDS encoding DsrE/DsrF/DrsH-like family protein, which translates to MEESNNKTATVMVVSGDMDKVLVAFIVATGFASMGVQTKMWFTMYGANCLKRRRGLLHSWFHRPAKETQPYRRMDTDTFLQKGFEMLNRGGPGYLPLSRHNLFGLGPLILNYILKRKGIPNVEQFIQLAEELGISFTICQICVDALALDTSDLVASDVNVKGVAQYMKDAMDSHYNIVL; encoded by the coding sequence ATGGAGGAGAGTAATAATAAAACAGCCACCGTCATGGTGGTGAGTGGTGATATGGACAAAGTACTGGTGGCATTTATCGTGGCGACCGGCTTTGCCTCCATGGGCGTGCAGACTAAAATGTGGTTCACCATGTATGGTGCCAACTGCCTGAAACGGCGCAGGGGGCTATTGCATAGCTGGTTCCATCGCCCAGCCAAGGAAACCCAGCCATACCGGCGCATGGATACGGATACTTTTCTGCAAAAAGGGTTTGAGATGCTCAACCGTGGCGGGCCCGGTTATCTGCCTCTGTCGCGACACAACCTGTTTGGTCTGGGGCCGTTGATCCTGAACTACATCCTCAAACGCAAAGGCATACCCAATGTCGAGCAATTTATTCAGCTGGCAGAAGAACTGGGCATCAGTTTCACCATTTGCCAGATTTGCGTGGATGCGCTCGCGCTGGATACGTCCGACCTGGTGGCGTCTGATGTGAATGTGAAGGGTGTGGCTCAGTACATGAAAGACGCCATGGATTCGCATTACAACATTGTGTTATGA
- a CDS encoding sulfurtransferase TusA family protein, with amino-acid sequence MKAIEEIDVCGMSCPMPLIKLRAAVNKLPKGQALTIVGDDPIFESSVRDFCAENALGVESVQADGREITIIIRL; translated from the coding sequence ATGAAAGCGATTGAAGAAATCGATGTATGTGGTATGAGTTGTCCCATGCCGTTAATCAAGCTGCGTGCCGCTGTCAATAAACTTCCTAAAGGACAAGCGCTGACCATAGTTGGCGATGATCCTATCTTTGAGTCATCTGTCCGTGATTTTTGTGCCGAAAATGCATTAGGCGTCGAATCTGTGCAAGCAGATGGACGTGAGATCACCATCATTATTCGTTTGTAA
- a CDS encoding response regulator, translating into MHTILLVEDNPDHVELTLRAMRKVALPAKVVVVNDGPEALEYLAMCKQHEMPCFTLLDLGLPGMDGLEVLKRIRSDKRTHYLPVVILTTSQEKNDELQGYDLGANSYVCKPVDYALFLELIRKLGEYWLDLNRSPYCVH; encoded by the coding sequence ATGCACACGATATTACTGGTTGAAGACAATCCGGATCATGTGGAGTTGACTTTGCGCGCCATGCGCAAGGTGGCGTTGCCAGCCAAGGTGGTAGTAGTGAACGACGGCCCGGAGGCGCTCGAGTACCTTGCTATGTGCAAGCAACATGAAATGCCGTGTTTTACCTTGCTTGATCTGGGGTTACCAGGCATGGATGGGCTGGAAGTGTTGAAGCGGATCCGCTCAGATAAGCGTACCCACTACTTGCCGGTGGTGATTCTGACCACTTCGCAAGAAAAAAACGATGAATTGCAAGGCTATGATCTGGGCGCCAACAGTTATGTCTGCAAGCCGGTTGATTATGCATTATTCCTGGAATTGATACGTAAACTCGGGGAATACTGGCTGGATTTGAATCGCTCTCCTTACTGCGTACATTAG
- a CDS encoding sensor histidine kinase: MTETAQPILPSQREPDALFALQSENARLQQQVASLQQDLADAEVHRELLQREIALVQELGDVIVSDLDLERVLGLVATKGRELIQAETFLVPIINKTRTSYTYAAACGKDAKDILGVSFPVRIGMCGWVITHERPLLFGEPREWLMDEKTAWEEGQPSALLVPLMVKHRIIGGLSGMGKAGGGSFVRRDLELLTLFANQVSIAIENASLYKEIGELVDSLELRVEQRTRELAAINQELEAFSYSVSHDLRAPLRSIDGFSQALVEDYASTLDDTAIGYLHRIRSNAQHMGKLIEALLKLSRLTRDEMAVEAVDLSAIAAEIVTRLQESAPDRHVTFSVQNGLAITADERMMRVVMENLLNNAWKYTGKRVDASIEFGLADVPGRGASFYVRDNGAGFDMNQADKLFRPFKRLHAEREFSGDGIGLASVQRVIQRHGGQLWAEAAVDQGAAFFFTLPQQ; encoded by the coding sequence ATGACTGAAACTGCCCAGCCCATTTTACCTAGCCAGCGAGAGCCGGATGCATTGTTCGCGTTACAAAGTGAAAATGCGCGGCTTCAGCAGCAAGTCGCGTCATTGCAACAGGATTTGGCGGATGCCGAAGTGCATCGAGAATTGTTGCAGCGGGAAATTGCGCTGGTACAGGAGTTGGGTGATGTCATCGTCTCGGATCTGGATCTGGAACGTGTACTTGGTTTGGTGGCAACCAAGGGACGTGAGCTAATTCAGGCCGAAACATTTCTCGTGCCGATCATCAATAAAACGCGCACCAGCTATACCTATGCAGCTGCGTGTGGCAAAGATGCTAAAGATATTCTCGGGGTGAGCTTCCCGGTGCGGATCGGTATGTGTGGCTGGGTCATTACTCATGAACGGCCTTTGCTGTTTGGTGAGCCCCGTGAATGGCTAATGGATGAAAAGACAGCTTGGGAAGAGGGGCAGCCTTCAGCCTTGCTGGTGCCGTTGATGGTGAAGCATCGTATTATTGGCGGTTTGTCCGGTATGGGTAAAGCCGGGGGTGGCAGCTTCGTACGGCGTGATCTGGAATTGCTGACTCTGTTCGCCAATCAGGTGAGTATCGCGATCGAAAATGCATCGCTTTATAAGGAAATCGGTGAGCTGGTTGACAGCCTGGAACTACGCGTTGAACAGCGGACGCGGGAATTAGCCGCTATCAATCAGGAGTTGGAGGCTTTCTCCTATTCCGTATCGCATGATCTGAGAGCCCCGTTACGCAGTATCGACGGTTTCAGTCAGGCATTGGTCGAGGATTATGCATCCACGCTGGATGACACTGCTATTGGTTATTTGCACCGTATCCGCAGTAATGCACAGCATATGGGTAAGCTGATAGAAGCCTTGTTGAAATTGTCGCGGCTGACGCGGGACGAAATGGCGGTCGAAGCTGTCGATCTTTCAGCTATTGCCGCAGAAATTGTTACGCGGTTACAGGAATCTGCGCCGGACAGACATGTCACATTTTCGGTACAAAATGGACTCGCTATCACCGCTGATGAAAGAATGATGCGTGTGGTAATGGAAAATTTGCTAAATAATGCCTGGAAATATACGGGCAAACGAGTAGATGCCAGCATTGAATTTGGCCTTGCTGACGTGCCCGGTCGCGGAGCCAGTTTTTATGTGCGTGATAACGGTGCCGGGTTCGATATGAATCAGGCCGATAAACTGTTTAGGCCATTCAAACGTTTGCACGCGGAACGCGAATTTAGTGGTGATGGCATTGGGCTGGCATCGGTACAGCGGGTAATCCAGCGTCATGGCGGACAGCTTTGGGCCGAGGCCGCAGTGGATCAGGGCGCGGCTTTCTTTTTTACGTTGCCACAGCAGTGA
- a CDS encoding GGDEF domain-containing response regulator: MNMVEALKILMVEDSEDDEILLRRQLLKAGHDFFLMRVEDEQSIKHHTQQGGWDIVISDFNLPGFDGLDVLRWVREIDKEIPFILVSGTVGEETAVLAMKSGANDYIMKDRTTRLLPAIERELREAENRRALHEIEQQLVFHASHDPLTGLFNRREFERRLEELLVDAKENGNQHVMLYMDLDQFKIINDTHGHVAGDTLLRELCQVLLNKVRKGGDLLARLGGDEFGVLLPSCPEDQGLQIAETLRDSVQKFLFEWHEEVFSIGISIGVVLISSLSETAAHVFSAADRACYAAKESGRNRVHLYRANDSELSLRSSEMQWALRIPEALRKNRFILYSQAIVPVNPGSLPHGREFLLRMLDDAKQLVPPDLFIPAAERYDLMPAVDRWVVATALEWLRMLPTPPAEGEFFSINLSGRSITEPKFLGFLLEQIEMCGVPPQHICFEITETAAIRSLSSAVRLIETLRGIGCTFSLDDFGSGLCSFNYLKNLPVNSVKIDGSFVRNITTDKVARSIVESIKHISQAMGMETIAEFVESEAILIMLRDIGVDYAQGYHIARPQPL, translated from the coding sequence ATGAATATGGTTGAAGCTTTAAAAATATTGATGGTCGAGGACTCTGAGGATGATGAAATCCTGCTGCGACGTCAGTTGCTAAAGGCGGGGCACGATTTTTTCCTGATGCGCGTGGAGGATGAACAGTCCATCAAGCATCACACCCAGCAAGGTGGGTGGGATATCGTCATTTCCGATTTTAATCTGCCCGGCTTTGATGGCCTGGATGTGTTGCGCTGGGTGCGGGAAATCGACAAGGAAATTCCTTTTATTCTGGTATCCGGTACGGTGGGTGAAGAAACCGCTGTGCTGGCGATGAAATCAGGGGCTAACGATTACATTATGAAAGACCGTACTACCAGGTTGCTGCCGGCGATCGAACGGGAGCTGCGTGAAGCTGAAAATCGACGGGCACTCCATGAGATCGAACAGCAACTGGTTTTTCATGCCTCGCATGACCCGCTCACGGGTTTGTTTAACCGTCGTGAATTTGAACGGCGTCTGGAAGAATTGTTGGTTGATGCCAAGGAAAATGGCAATCAGCATGTCATGTTGTACATGGATCTGGATCAATTCAAAATTATTAACGACACTCACGGTCATGTTGCAGGCGATACGCTACTGCGGGAACTGTGTCAAGTGCTGCTCAATAAGGTGCGTAAGGGTGGCGATTTGCTGGCTCGTCTGGGCGGGGACGAATTTGGCGTGCTGTTGCCGAGTTGCCCGGAAGATCAGGGGTTGCAGATAGCCGAAACATTGCGTGATAGCGTGCAGAAATTTCTCTTCGAGTGGCATGAGGAAGTGTTCAGTATTGGTATCAGCATTGGTGTGGTACTGATTTCCAGTCTCAGTGAGACGGCTGCGCACGTTTTTTCTGCGGCTGACAGGGCTTGTTATGCAGCCAAGGAATCCGGTCGTAACCGAGTGCATTTATATCGGGCTAATGACAGCGAGCTTTCATTGCGGAGCAGCGAAATGCAATGGGCATTACGTATCCCGGAAGCGTTGCGCAAAAACCGTTTCATTTTATACAGTCAGGCTATTGTGCCGGTAAATCCAGGATCACTGCCGCATGGGCGCGAATTTTTGCTGCGTATGCTGGATGATGCAAAGCAGTTGGTGCCTCCCGATTTGTTTATTCCTGCGGCTGAACGCTATGATTTAATGCCCGCTGTGGATCGCTGGGTAGTGGCCACGGCGCTGGAGTGGTTGAGAATGTTACCCACACCGCCGGCAGAGGGCGAATTTTTCAGCATTAATCTGTCCGGACGCTCTATCACTGAACCCAAGTTTCTCGGATTTTTGCTGGAACAAATCGAAATGTGCGGCGTTCCACCTCAGCACATTTGTTTCGAAATTACCGAAACGGCCGCAATCCGCAGCCTCAGTAGTGCGGTCAGGCTGATTGAGACTTTACGCGGGATAGGCTGTACGTTCTCGCTGGATGATTTTGGTAGTGGCTTGTGTTCGTTCAATTATTTGAAGAATCTGCCGGTCAATAGCGTTAAAATTGATGGCAGTTTCGTACGGAACATTACTACTGACAAAGTGGCTCGTTCCATCGTTGAATCCATCAAACATATTTCGCAGGCGATGGGGATGGAAACAATTGCGGAGTTCGTGGAAAGTGAAGCCATTCTTATCATGTTACGTGACATCGGGGTTGATTACGCGCAAGGCTACCATATTGCGCGACCCCAACCCCTTTGA